In Erigeron canadensis isolate Cc75 chromosome 1, C_canadensis_v1, whole genome shotgun sequence, a single window of DNA contains:
- the LOC122592590 gene encoding ATP-dependent zinc metalloprotease FtsH-like, which produces MIGIWLIWKLPKWVVVVSSLALLKFIPHPLGKSSKKVVPENILFDDLVGLEDAKPLFQKILHRVRKRKNKKLEIGILDVVLLYGRKGTGKSTLVHALVREAKAPFFPISARDIARSEA; this is translated from the exons ATGAttggtatctggttgatttggAAGCTTCCCAAGTGGGTCGTTGTGGTTTCTTCATTAGCTCTTCTCAAGTTTATACCCCATCCCCTTGGTAAATCATCGAAAAAGGTGGTACCAGAAAACATTTTATTTGATGATCTGGTAGGTCTTGAAGATGCCAAACCTCTATTTCAAAAG ATTTTGCATAGAGTTCGTAAACGTAAAAACAAGAAACTTGAGATAGGAATATTGGACGTGGTTCTTCTCTATGGTCGTAAAGGAACTGGGAAAAGTACATTGGTCCATGCTCTAGTCCGGGAAGCCAAAGCTCCTTTTTTCCCTATATCGGCACGTGATATTGCAAGGTCAGAAGCATGA
- the LOC122596643 gene encoding probable inactive ATP-dependent zinc metalloprotease FTSHI 3, chloroplastic: MVIATTDKPETLDPTLMSRFICKVHVGRPNEDSRRKFFGLKFNEFIKEEDREAICNLVASQTPGFVWGDLIRTALISLQLAARRDDNYMTMDAVLESLETTKSAFNETEAVLRDHMQHMVNTMDFKYQN, from the exons ATGGTTATAGCTACTACTGACAAACCCGAGACACTGGATCCAACTTTGATGAGTCGGTTCATTTGTAAAGTGCACGTGGGTAGGCCAAATGAAGATAGTAGGCGGAAAttttttggtttgaaatttaacGAGTTTATCAAGGAGGAAGACAGAGAAGCCATTTGTAACCTTGTCGCTTCACAAACCCCGGGCTTCGTTTGGGGTGATCTTATAAGGACAGCGCTTATTTCATTGCAGCTCGCTGCAAGAAGAG aTGACAATTATATGACAATGGATGCTGTTCTTGAATCACTTGAAACGACCAAGTCCGCTTTCAATGAAACTGAAGCAGTTTTACGAGATCATATGCAACACATGGTTAATACCATGGACTTTAAATATCAGAACTAA
- the LOC122592599 gene encoding ATP-dependent zinc metalloprotease FtsH 3-like — protein sequence MPETNALVPKWYSLLAPLAFLMFMQAAISKKEKPEQISFGDLVGLTEAKASLDRVIKTLGGDPPLARFGEKSPNGVLLFGPEKRGKTTLVNALAYDSKVAYFPITATNIAIEGTSKAIATIQSVFLEARMYAPCLIYIQDVDAIAEKKTAGCDPILLQLLTEMEKCYRDGRLVIVIGSTTKKHEELDTRLTESELFLEEVHVEMPDEDARRGFLIYT from the exons ATGCCCGAAACAAACG CGCTCGTCCCCAAGTGGTATTCTCTTTTGGCACCACTGGCATTTCTTATGTTCATGCAAGCAGCTATTTCAAAAAAGGAGAAACCAGAACAAATTTCCTTTGGTGATTTAGTGGGACTCACAGAGGCAAAGGCTTCCTTGGATAGG gTTATAAAAACACTCGGAGGGGATCCACCATTAGCCAGATTTGGTGAAAAGTCGCCTAATGGGGTTCTACTCTTTGGTCCTGAAAAAAGGGGAAAGACAACATTAGTGAATGCTTTAGCGTATGATTCCAAAGTTGCATATTTCCCCATTACAGCCACAAACATTGCAATTGAGGGTACTAGCAAGGCGATCGCAACGATCCAAAGTGTGTTCCTAGAGGCCCGGATGTACGCCCCGTGTCTAATCTACATTCAAGATGTAGATGCTATAGCTGAAAAGAAGACTGCCGGATGTGATCCGATTCTATTACAG CTCTTGACAGAAATGGAAAAGTGCTACAGAGACGGGCGTTTGGTGATTGTTATAGGAAGTACTACCAAAAAACATGAGGAGCTAGATACAAGATTGACGGAATCTGAGCTATTCCTTGAAGAGGTGCATGTGGAAATGCCAGATGAGGATGCACGGCGGGGTTTTTTGATTTATACCTAG
- the LOC122581201 gene encoding probable inactive ATP-dependent zinc metalloprotease FTSHI 3, chloroplastic, with amino-acid sequence MDNQVLSFSVSRPLHLHSARLLLTNNQIARSFTFQRHCTNVENLVESITGYDSRSWKQCAPKKGMLYFGPIKCVWAVLFALFVTLKTILQSKKKEPRNVSFDELVGVDATIKKIRHIIPILQGKSEAKKFGAELPDGLMLYGPQGTGKTTLVHALAREAGVSFFPISAHDMAKDDTGSIGIDTLFIEARAYSPSIVLIEDVDVIARKGRCESDPSLRQLDLEIESCNKDGSMVMVIVTPIKPETLDSASMRSCRFFKKVHMGLPDEDSRRKITGVHLNMVAREEDKEAICNLVASRTHGLVWDDIKSIAVDSKIFALSRGDDHVTMDDVLNALGMLNDSDD; translated from the exons ATGGACAATCAAGTTTTATCTTTTTCGGTTTCACGCCCCCTTCATCTCCACAGCGCCCGCCTACTTCTGACCAACAAT CAAATTGCTAGATCTTTTACCTTTCAAAGGCATTGCACTAATGTGGAGAATCTTGTGGAGAGTATAACTG GGTATGATTCCAGATCATGGAAACAATGTGCTCCCAAGAAAGGAATGCTTTATTTTGGACCAATTAAATGTGTCTGGGCTGTTTTATTCGCATTATTCGTTACACTAAAAACTATTCTTcaatcaaaaaagaaagaaccAAGAAATGTTTCATTTGATGAATTAGTGGGTGTTGATgctacaataaaaaaaattcgacAT ATCATACCTATACTACAAGGAAAGAGTGAAGCCAAGAAATTCGGGGCGGAATTACCCGATGGTCTTATGCTATATGGTCCTCAAGGAACAGGGAAAACTACATTGGTCCATGCATTGGCTCGAGAAGCTGGAGTATCATTCTTCCCTATTTCAGCTCATGATATGGCTAAGGATGACACCGGATCCATTGGGATTGACACCCTTTTTATTGAAGCAAGAGCATATTCACCATCCATTGTTTTAATTGAAGATGTAGATGTTATTGCAAGGAAAGGAAGGTGTGAATCCGACCCATCTTTACGTCAG CTTGACTTGGAGATTGAGAGCTGCAATAAGGATGGAAGCATG GTGATGGTTATAGTTACTCCTATCAAACCCGAGACACTAGATTCAGCTTCAATGAGATCTTGTCGGTTCTTCAAGAAAGTGCACATGGGTTTACCAGATGAAGATAGCAGGAGAAAGATTACAGGTGTACATTTAAATATGGTTGCCAGGGAGGAAGACAAAGAAGCAATTTGCAACCTTGTTGCTTCACGAACTCATGGCCTAGTTTGGGATGATATTAAAAGCATAGCTGTAGACTCTAAGATATTTGCTCTTTCTAGAG GAGATGATCACGTGACAATGGATGATGTTCTTAATGCTCTTGGAATGCTCAATGATTCTGATGATTAA